TTCCCGGAGACCGTCTTCGGTGAATTCCAGCTCCACCCCCTCCGTGGCCAGCAGGGCCTGATATTGCTTGACCAGGGCGTTTTCCGGTTCGGTGAGGATGCGCACGAAATCTTCCTGGGTGAGGGGTTTGAGCTCCACCCGAATGGGAAAACGGCCTTGAAGTTCGGGGATGAGGTCCGAGGGCTTGGCGATATGGAAGGCCCCGCTGGCGATGAAAAGGATATGGTCGGTGCGCACCATTCCGTAGCGGGTGTTGACCGTGGTCCCCTCCACGATGGGGAGAAGATCCCGCTGGACGCCCTCTCTGGAGACATCCGGGCCGTGCCCTTCTCCCCGGCTGGCAATTTTGTCGATTTCGTCAATAAAGATGATGCCGCTGGTTTCCGTGCGCTGAATGGCCTCTCGGGTGACCTTTTCCATGTCGATGAGTTTTTCCGCCTCCTGCTTGGTAAGAAATTCCAGGGCCTCGCGGACCTTCAGGCGCCGCCTTTTAGGCCGCCGGGGGAAGAGAGAGCTCATCATCTCCCGGAGTTGCTGCTCAATTTCTTCCAGCCCCGAGGCCGCAAAGACCTCCACCATGGGGCTCGGGAGGCGCTCTTCGATATCGATCTCCACGTAGCGCTCATCGAGCCTTCCGTCCCGAAGCATCTGCCGAAACTTTTCCCGGGTCTCGGAGTCTCCTTCCGGGCGATGGGGGACCGGAGGGACCAGAAGATCCAGGAGACGGTCCTCGGCCAGGCGTCGGGCCCGCTCCTTGACCCTTTCCTGCTCCTCGGCCTTGACCATCTGGACCGCAATGTGGGTGAGGTCCCGGATCATGGACTCCACATCCCGGCCCACATAGCCCACCTCGGTGAACTTGGTGGCCTCCACCTTGAGAAAGGGGGAGCCGGAGAGTCGGGCCAGGCGCCGGGCGATTTCCGTCTTGCCCACCCCGGTGGGCCCGATCATGATGATGTTTTTGGGGTAGATTTCGTCCCGCAGGGGAGGAGGGACCTGTTGCCGGCGCCAGCGGTTGCGCAGGGCGATGGCCACGGCCTTTTTGGCCTCGGTCTGGCCTACAATAAATTTGTCCAATTCGGCGACGATTTCTCTAGGGGTAAGGGGTTTCATAGTTCCTCGACGGTGATCTCCTGGTTGGTGTAGATGCAGAGTTCTCCGGCCAGACGCAGGGCCTCTTCGGCGATCTGGCGGGCCGAAAGATCGGTATGTTTGAGAAGGGCCTTGGCGGCGGCCAGGGCCATGGGGCCCCCGGAGCCGATGGCCAGCACCTCCTCGTCGGGCTCGATCACGTCTCCAGCCCCGGAGATGAGCAGGATTTTTTCCCGGTCGCAGGCGATAAGAAGGGCCTCCAGGCGCCGCAGAAGCTTGTCGGTGCGCCAGTCCTTGGCCAACTCCACCGCGGCCCTTACCAGGTGCCCGCTATAGAGTTCGAGTTTTTTCTCCAGGCGTTCAAAGAGGGTGAGGGCATCGGCGGTAGAGCCGGCAAAGCCCACCAGCACCTGGCCCTTATAAAGGCGGCGTACCTTGCGGGCCCCGTGTTTAATGATGGTCTCTCCCAGGGTGACCTGTCCATCGGCGGCCAGCACCGTGCGCCCGTTTCTGCGAACCGCCACCACGGTGGTGCCTTTCAGCATGACCTTAATCCTTATCACGGCGAGGCCTTTTGGCAAGGGCCCGGGGGTGGGCCGCATCGTAGATGCGGGAAAGATGTCCCAGATCGAGTCGGGTGTAGCGCTCGGTGGTGGTGAGCCGGCTGTGCCCCAGCATCTCCTGAATACTCCGGAGATCCGCCCCGGATTCCAGGAGATGGGTGGCAAAGGAGTGCCGCAGGGCATGGGGATGGACCCCGGAAAGGCCCAGGGCCCGGGCATGGGCCTTGACCAGACGCTGAAGACTGCGCGGGGAGAGGGCCTCCCCGTGGCGGTTGAGAAGGAGATGGCTCTCCTCTTTTTTTCGGGCCTTAAGGAAGGCCTCCCGCACCGGAAGATAGTTCCGCAGAGCCTCTACGGCCTTGCGGCTTAAGGGGACCACCCGTTCCTTGCGTCCCTTGCCCCGCACCCGTACGAAACGGGCCTCCAGATGAAGATCCGTGAGTTTTAGAGCGCAGACCTCTGAGGCCCGCAACCCCGAGCCGTAAAGGAGCTCCAAGGCTACCCGGTCGCGCAGGGCGAAAAAGTCCCCCCCTTGCGGGGCCTCCATCAGGGCCAGGGCCTCGTCCACGGTAAGCACCCGGGGGAGATCCCGGGGAAGCCTGGGCCCGGAAAGGGCCAGGAAGCGGGTCTCCTCCAGGACCCCTCTCTTGAGAAGATAACGGTAGAAACTCCTTACGGCCGAGAGCTTGCGGGCCAGGGTCCGGGCCGAAACCCGGGGCCGGAGGCGCATCACAAAGGCCCGCAGGTCCTGGAGGTCGGCCTCAAGCGGGGACCGTCCGGAAAGAAAAGCGAAGAAATCTCGGAGATCCCGGGCGTAGGCCCGGAGGGTATGCGGCGAATACCCCCTCTCCTGCTGGAGATGCCTCAAAAACTCCTCAAGGAGCTCCACCGGCCCTCTCCACCGCCTGCCGCAGGTCCTCCAAGGAAAAGGGTTTGGCCAGAGGGATCAGTCTCCCGCGGAGCTCCGGAAGGCTCTTTTCGATGGTCTCCCGGGGATAAGGCGAGGCGATGATGACCTTCATCTCCGGAAATCTGGAGGCCAGCTTTCGGATCTCCTCTTCTTTGGGGCCACTGCGCATGCGGATGTCGGTAAGAAGGATTTGGGGGACAAAGCCTTCTTCAAGGATCCTTTCGGCCTCGGCAAAACCCCGGGCCAGCCGGGGCCGATAGCCCAGATACTCTAAGAGGTCCTTCAGGGTCTCTAGAAGGATCTGGTTTTCTTCCACTACCAAAAGGGAGAGGCCTTCCGAGGGCCCCTCTGCTCTGGGGGAATCGGCCAGGGGAAGATAGAGGCGGAAGACCGCCCCTCCTTCAGGATGGTTGTAGGCCGCTATATGTCCTCCGTGTTGTTTTACCAGGGAGTAGATCGTGGCCAGACCCAGTCCGGTGCCCTCTTTTTTGGTGGTGAAATAGGGTTCAAAGAGGTGGGAGAGGGCCTCCGGGGAAAGCCCCGGGCCACGGTCGCGAAAGGTAAGAAGGGCGTAAGGGCCGGGCTTAAGGTCCAATACTCGGGCGCTTTCTTCCGGGAGTTCCACCTTTTCCAGACGGATCCAGATCTCCCCCTCTCCCTCCATGGCCTCCCGGGCGTTGGAGGCCAGATTGAGGAGGATCTGTTGCAGGGCCACCGGGGAGAGACGCACCAGGAGGTTGCCTTCCGGGGCCTCCAGGTGGAGGCGGATTTTGGAGCCCAGAAGTCTCTCCAGGGTTTCCCGCAGGCGATGAAGGGCCCGGGCCAGATCCAGGATCTCGGCTTGGGAAGTCCGCTTTCTCACGAAAAAGAGGAGTTCCTGACTCATGCGGCGCCAGCGATGGATGAGTTCTTCCATACGCTCCAGGTTTTCCCGAATATTTTCCGGTCGGTCGAGCTTGAGGAGGCTTACACTGATGTAGCCTTGGAGGGCCATGAAAAGATTGTTGAGTTCGTGAAGGAGGACCCCGGTAAAACGTCCCAGGCTCTCCATCTTTTGGATCTGAAAGTGCTCCTCCTGGAGGCGCTTCTGCTCCGTGATGTCCACGGCCATGCCGATGATGACCGGAATTCCCTCCGGATCTTCCACCCGCATGCAGTTCCAGAGGAGATAGTGGAGGCGGCCCCTCCGGTCGCGGACCGGAAGCTCCACCCCACGCTCAAAGATCCCGCACTGTACCTTTTCGCAATGCTTCTTCCAGTCCGAAAGGGCTTCCTCCGGGGCCAAAAGCTCAAAAACACTCTTTCCCAGGGCCTCTTCCCGAGAAAAGCCCGTGATCTCTTCAAAGGTCCGGTTGATAAAGGAAATCTTTCCTTCACGATTGAAAAGGACGAGAACCGGATTTTCCTCAAGGATTTTATGTAAAAAGGCCCGTTCCTTCTCAATTTTTTCTTCTAAGAGTTTCTTTTCGGTTATGTCTAAGATTATAGAGAGGTAGGCCCGTTCATCTTCCAAGGGAAAGGGCAGGCTTCGCACCTCAAACCAGCGCCGGTCTTTGGGACTGTGAATTTCTTGCAGGACGCTTTTCCCCTCCCTTAAGACCTCATCTTTTTTGCACCAGGGACAGGGATCTTCTCGATCGTGAAAGACCCGGTAGCAGAGATCTCCCACCGGGTCCCGGCCGCAGCGCTCCCGGAGCTTTCGGTTGGCGTAAAGGACCCGATAGTCCCGGGAGACCACCGAGACCAGGCCCGGGAAGAGATCCAGGATGGTCTGGTAAAAGGCCTCGCTTTTCATTAAAGTGTAGAGCAATGGAGATAATCTTGAAACTATTTAAACATCTTTTAAAGGGATAAGCAATTCATGAAGGGTTATGGAAAGATTAAAAAAGATCCTTCTGCGGATTGACGGGCGAGGTTACGGGGCCTACCGGGAGCTTCTCGGGCGTTATCGCTTTCCGGGGTTCGAATTGGTGGTGGACAAGGTGCAGGCCGATCCCTTCGCCCCTCCAAGCCGGGTGCGGGTGCAGGTGCCGGCGGAGGTGGCCCGTTTCCCGGAGGCTTCTTATAGCAACTTCTCCCGCCGGGTGGGTCTAGAGAACTATCTGGCCGATCGCTTAAGTCGCCTGGCCCGCAAACTTTCGGAACGCCGGGGCTCGGGGAAGAGCGGGCTCATCCAGGTCCACGGCCCGGGCCAGGAGATCTTGCCGCGCACCGCGGTTACCGTGGGCCCCGGAGGGGAGGTCACGGCCCGGATCTTCGTGGGGCTTCCGGCGGCCGGCCGCCGGGTGCTGGCTCGCCAGGCCTGGGAGCTTTTGGGAGAGGACCTTCCGTACCTGGTGCGCCAGGGGCTCCTTTTTGAAAACCTGGATCGGGACGAACTCTGGCGTTTCGTGGAGACCAACGAGGATGCCGATTTTTTACGGGCCAGGCTTTCGGAATGGCGTCTCGTGGCCTTTGTGGCCGAAGGAGCCATCCTTCCCCGGGCCTCCGGGGTGGACCCCCGTCCGGCCCGAGAGGCCGTGCCTTTTGCACCTCCCCCGGAGCTCACCCTGGAGGTGGAGCTCCCTAATCGGGGACCGGTGCGGGGCCTGGGCCTTCCGGAAGGGGTGACTCTTATTGTGGGCGGGGGCTTTCACGGGAAATCCACTCTGCTTCGGGCCCTGGAGCTGGGCGTCTATAATCACCGGCCCGGGGATGGACGGGAACTGGTGGTCTCCCGCTACGAGACGGTGAAGATCCGGGCCGAAGACGGTCGGGCCGTAACCGGAGTGGACATTTCTCCCTTTATCAATAATCTCCCCTTCGGGAAGGATACCCGGGAGTTTGAAACCCCCTGCGCCTCGGGTTCTACCAGCCAGGCGGCCAACATTATGGAGGCCCTAGAGGTGGGGGCCCGGGTGTTGCTGCTGGACGAGGACACTTCGGCCACCAACTTCATGATCCGGGATGCCCGTATGCAGGCCCTGGTAAGCAAGGAAAAGGAACCCATCACCCCCTTCCTCGACCGGGTGCGCGAGCTCTATGAGCGCTGGGGGGTCTCCACCGTTCTGGTCATGGGAGGCTCTGGGGACTATTTGGAGGTGGCCGATACGGTAATAGCCATGGATCATTACCGTCCGCAGGAGGTCACGGCTCGGGCCCGGGAGATCGTGGCCGCCTATCCCTCCCGCCGCCGACCGGAGGCCCCGGAGCCCTTAAAAGAGATTCCCCGCCGAAGGGTCCTGGCCGACGGTCTTCGGCCTCCCCTCAAGCTCAAGGTCCAGGCAGTAGAGGGCCTGGTCTTGGGCCAGGAGCGCCTTGATCTTTCGGCGGTGGAACAGCTGGTTTCCGCGGATCAGGTGCGGACCCTGGGGCTTATCTTGGCGGCCATGCACGATCGGTGGCCGGGATCCCTTGCCGAGGCCGTGGCCGAGGCCGAAAGGAGGCTCCTTGAGGAGGGCTTTGGCTGGCTGGCGGAAGAAAGGGGGGACCTGGCCTTTGTGAGGCGCTTTGAGCTGGCCGCGGCCCTCAATCGCCTCAGGACCTTGAAGGCCCGGCCGGAAAGATGAGGCTTACCTATTATCATCTCTCGCTTCTTCTCCTTTCCGCAGCCCTTTTGGCCTTCGGGCTCATCCTGGGTGGGCTCTATTTTTATTTTCAGCTTGAGCTTCCGGATATCTCCGCCCTCAAGAACTATCGCCCTCCGGCGGTCACCGTGGTCTATGATCGGAACGGCCAGCCCTTGGCCTACTGGTATCGGGAGCGTCGCTTCCCGGTGCCCCTTTCCAAGATGCCCTCCTATCTCATCCAGGCCTTTGTGGCCGCCGAAGACGCCCGGTTCTATGAGCATCCGGGGATAGATCTGGTGAGTATCCTGAGGGCCCTTCTCGCGGATATCCGGGCCGGAAGGGTGGTCCAAGGGGGAAGCACCATCACCCAGCAGGTGGCCCGGGCCCTTCTCCTTTCCCGGGAAAGGACCCTTTCGCGCAAGATCCGGGAGGCCATCCTGGCCTGGCGCATCGACAAGGCCCTCAGCAAGGACGAAATCCTGAACATCTACCTTAACCAGATCTATCTGGGGGCCGGGGCCTACGGGGTGGAGGCTGCGGCCCTTACCTATTTCGGAAAACACGTCTGGGAACTGAGCCTTCCGGAGGCGGCCCTCATCGCCGGGCTCACCCCGGCCCCGAGCCGCTTCAACCCCCTGCGCAATCCGGAGGCGGCCCTTCGGCGCCGGGCCTACGTCCTGCGGCGCATGATGGAGGAGGGCTATATCCGTCCGGAGACCGCTCAGGCGGCGGCCAAGGCCCCCCTAAAACTCAACCCCATGGATTTTTCCCCCGACCCCCGGGCAGGCTATTTCCTGCAGGTAGTAAGGCTGCGCCTGGAAAAGATGTTCGGCCGGGAGCGTCTGGAGACCGGAGGCTACCGCATCTACACCACCCTGGATCTTTCCTGGTGGGAAAGGGCCCGTCCGGCGGTCCTCAAGGCCCTTTCGGCCATTCCGGCCCGGCATGGCTCCAAAGAGATTCCCCAGCTGGCTGTGGTCTGTGTGGAAAACGAAAGCGGAGCCCTCCGTCTTTTGGTGGGAGGGCGGGATTTCGGGGAGAGTCAATTCAATCGGGCGGTCTATGCTCGACGTCCTCCGGGCTCAGCCATCAAACCCTTTCTCTGGGCCCGGGCCCTGGAGGACGATCTTTTGCGCCCGGATTCCCTGGTGATGGATGAGCCGGTGGTGCTCCCCGGGGCCGAGCCGGAAAGCTTCTGGCGACCCCGGAATTTCGACCACCGCTACCTGGGCATTATTTCCCTGCGCTACGCCCTAGTGGAGTCCCGCAATACCGTGGCGGTAAAGATCGCCCGGGCTCTGGGCCTGGGGGAGGTGGAGGAGACCCTGGTGGGGCTCCACCTTACGGAGAATCTCCCCCGGAATCTCTCCGTGGCCCTGGGGAGTCTGGGGGTCTCGCCGCTGGCCCTCACCCGGGCCTATACCACCTTCCCGGAAGGAGGGCAGATGATCGAGCCCCATCTGGTGGAGGCCATCTACGACCGAGAGGGGAATCTCCTCTATCAGGCCTCGCCCCGGAGGCGCCGGGTCTTCTCTCCGGAGACAGCCTACGTGATGACCTATTTTCTGAAAGAAGTGGTCCGCGAGGGCACCGGGCGCTGTGCCCGGGCCCTGGGAGTGCCGGTGGCCGGAAAGACCGGGACTACCGACCGCTATCAGGACGCCTGGTTCGTGGGCTTTACTCCGGTTTATACCTGCGGAGTCTGGGTGGGCTACGATCAGCCGCAAAGCCTGGGAAGACTGGAAACCGGGGGTCGGGCGGCCTGTCCGGTGTGGCTGGCGGTCATGGAGGCCGTGCCGCAACCGCCCAAGGATTTCCCGGTCCCCGAGGACATAGCCTTTGTGCCCTTTACCGACCGGGTGCCCGGAGAAGGGAAGGAAGAACTCTGGCTCCCTTATCCCGAGGACAAGACCCCAGAGATCCGGGAGGTTCCACCTCTCAGGCCTCGGAGAGGCTTTCCTCTAAAATGGCTCTTCTGGTGGCGCTGATATCCCGCGGGCGGATCCGGGTGACGTCGTCCCGGGCCCAGTAACGCACCCGATAGCGGGCCTGAAGCTCCTCAAGGAGCTTTTGAAATTCCTCCTCCGGAAGATCGGTCAGGCGCACAAAGACCTGCCGTCTCTGAGGCTCCAGCTCTTCCCGGTAGGTAAGGATGCTTACAATCTGGGCCCCGTGGCCTACAATCAGCCGGGTGACCTCATCCAGGGTGTCGGGATCCTCCAGGATGAGCCCCACCTGGATGGGACCGTGATAGACACCGGTAATGTTTACAAAGAGCTTGAAGATGTCCGTCTGGGTAATGATCCCCACCACCTGCCCCTCTTCGTCCACCACCGGAAGCCCGGAGATCCGGTTTTCTAACATGAGAACGGCGGCATACTCTACGGTGTCCTCCGGCCGCACGGTGATAGGGTCCGGGGTCATGATGTCCTTGACCCGCACCTCCGAAAGAAGATAGTAGAGTTCGTGCACGTCGAGGGCCGTGGCCTTAGAGGGGGTGGCCTCTTTGATGTCCCGATCGCTGATGATGCCCACCAGTTTCCCCCCGCGCACCACGGGGATCCGCCGGATGCCGTGCTCTTTCATGATTTGGGAGGCCTTCATGATGGAGGCGTTCTCATCCAGTACAATGACCTCCTTGGTCATCCAGTCCTTGACCAGCATACCTTCCTCCTTGGGGATCTCTCCCCATTATGCCCTCGGGTTCTCCGGTTGGCAACCTTTAGACCTTCTTGCGGTTTGAAAAAGCCCCGCTATAGTGTCTCTAGAGGAGGGTGGTTATGGAGGTCATCACGGTTAAAAGTACGGCTAAGGCCCAGCTTATCGACATTACCGAGGAGGTGGCCCGGCGGGTGGCCGGGGTCAAAAGTGGGGTCTGTTTCCTCTATGTGCCGCACACCACGGCGGGAATCGTGATCAACGAGGGGGCGGACCCGGCGGTGGCCGAAGACATCCTCAGGGTTTACGAACGCCTGGCCCCTTATGATTTTTCCTACCGGCACCTGGAGGGCAACTCTCCGGCCCATGTGAAGGCCAGCCTTACCGGGCCGTGTCTTTCGGTATTGGTGGAGGAGGGGCGTCCGGTCCTGGGGACCTGGCAGCGCATCTTCTTTGCCGAATACGACGGCCCCCGCACCCGCAAGGTCTATCTCAAGGTCCTGGAGGATTGATTTATGAGCGTAAACAAGGTCATTCTCATCGGCCGCCTGGGGGCGGATCCGGAGATCCGCTATACCGCCGACGGACAGGCCGTGGCCACCTTCCGGGTGGCCACCAACGAGGTCTGGGTGAAAAACGGCGAGCGTCAGGAGCACACCGAATGGCACCGCATTGTGGCCTTCGGGCGTCTGGCCGAGATCTGCGGGGAGTATCTTTCCAAGGGGCGACAGGTCTACATCGAGGGGCGGATCAGGACGCGCTCCTTTGAAGATCGGGAGGGCCAGCGGCGTTGGGTGACGGAGATTGTGGCCAATGACATGCGTATGCTCGACGGCCGCCGGGATCAGGCCTTCACCGGGGCCTCTCCGAGTCCTTCCTCTCCTTCTCCCACGGAGACCATTCCGGAGCCCCCTCCAGACGACGATCTTCCCTTCTGAAGGCCTCCTCGAGTTCTCCGTCCAGGTCGAAGACCCGGCGCACCGTACCGATGGCCTCCCGCCCCAGGCGGTGGTAGCCGGCCTTAAGGTAAAGGATGGGGGCGTGGAGGAGTTTCTGGACGATGGCCTCGGTCATGACCTCCAGGGCCTCTCGCTCCTCCTCGGAAAGATTCTGCAGGCGGGGGAGGGTCCGGGCCAGCTCCCGCCTCCGGATCTCCTCTGCCTTTTCCCTCAGGGCCTTAATGGTGGGATAGACCGCCAGCTCCTTCAGCCACCTTTCGAATTTGAGAACCTCTTCTTCGATCAGGCGTTCGGCCCGCAGGGCCTCCTTTTTCCGTCGGGCGAGATTTTCCTCTACCACCTGTTTGAGGTCGTCGATATCAAATACATAGACGTTTTCGAGCTCGTTTAGGCCCGGATCCACATCCCGGGGAACGGCGATATCCATCAGGAAAAGAGGCCGGTGCTTACGGGCCCGCAGGAGGGGGCGGACCAGATCCGGAGTGATCACGAACCCCGGGGCCCCGGTGGAGGAAATTACGATGTCCGCGGAAAGGAGACCCTCGGAAAGTTCCGCCAGACTGAGGGCCTCCCCTCCGTAACGTTCGGCAAGCTCTATGGCTCGGGAAAGGGTGCGGTTGGCCACCAGAAGCCGGGCCGCCCCGGCGGAAAGGAGGTGCTGGGCCGCAAGTTCGGCCATCTCTCCGGCCCCCACCAGGAGGATCACCTTCCCCCGCAGGGAGCCGAAGATCTTCTTGGCCAGCTCCACGGCAGCGTAACTCACCGAGACCGCGTAGGAGCCGATGCCCGTTTCCGTGCGCACCCTTTTGGCCACAGAGAAGGTCCGATGAAGAAGGCGATTCAGGATGGGCCCGGTGGACCGAAAGCGGCCGGCGGCCTCCCGGTAGGCCTCTTTCACCTGTCCCAGGATCTGGGGCTCTCCCAGGACCAGGGAGTCCAGCCCGCAGGCCACCCGGAAAAGATGCCGCACGGCCTCCAGATCCTCGAAAACATAAAGATGGGGTTCAAAGTGTGGGCGGGCCAGGCCGGTCTCCCGGGCCAAAAAGTCCTTGAGCCCGGAAAGGGTGCGCTCCCGCTCCGGGGTCACCAAAAGGTATTCCACCCGGTTACAGGTGGAAAGGTAATAGGCCTCTTCCACCTCCGGGAGATGGGCCTTGAGGCGCGCCAGGGGATGTTCCCCCCGCTTTTCCAGGGCAAAGCGTTCGCGCACCTCCACCGGAGCCGTACGGTGATTAAGCCCTACCAGAAGGATCTTTTCCCTCTCAGGACCATCGACCATAGGAATGTAACCCCGGCATCCACAGATTAATCACCCAGAAGCTTACTATCCAGACCAAAAAGCCCAAAAGGGCCATATAGGCCGCCCGGCGTCCTCGCCAGCCTACGATGAGACGCTCGTGAAGAAGCGCGGCATAGATCAGCCAGAGGATAAGGGACCAAGTCTCCTTGGGGTCCCAGCTCCAGAAGCGCCCCCAGGCCTTCTCCGCCCAGAGGGCCCCGGTAACGATCCCCAGGGTAAGAAGAGGGAAGCCGTACTTGAGACACTTTTCGTTTAGGCGATCCAGGGACTCCAGCGGAGGAAGCCTCCGGAAAAGGCCCCCCAGGTGTTTGCGTTTGAGTTCCCGCTCCTGAAGGAGATACATCACCGCGGCCACGGCGGCGATGAGAAAAAAGGCGTAGGAGGCCAGAGAAATAAGGGCGTGCACCGGAAACCAGAAACTCTGCAGGATGGGGGGGAGAGGCCAGAGGGCTTCCGGGGCCTTCCAGGCAGCAATCATGAGAAGGAGGATCAGGGGGGAAAGGAAGGTCCCCAGGGTGTAGACCTTGGGCCCCCGCCAGGAAAGAAGAAAATAGGCCCCCACTACCGCCCAGGCCAGAAAGGAGGTGGCTCCGTGGAAATTGGCCACCGGAGGGGCCTTGAGGATCTTGAGCCCGGCCAGCAGGGCCCCGGTGTGGAGCAGCCAGCCGCAGGCCAGCACTCCCCGGGCCCCCCGCAGGGCCTCCGGCTTCAGGGTGTAAAAATAGATGAAAAAACCCACCGTGGCCACGAGATAAAGCAGAAAGGCCAGCCGAAAAAAGAAGACCTCCATCAAGCCCTCCAGGGCTAGCTTAGCCCGGTCTAGAGGGGAATTCAAGCCTAAAGCACCAGGCGGCGCTCGCGT
This portion of the Thermosulfurimonas marina genome encodes:
- the hemA gene encoding glutamyl-tRNA reductase; this encodes MVDGPEREKILLVGLNHRTAPVEVRERFALEKRGEHPLARLKAHLPEVEEAYYLSTCNRVEYLLVTPERERTLSGLKDFLARETGLARPHFEPHLYVFEDLEAVRHLFRVACGLDSLVLGEPQILGQVKEAYREAAGRFRSTGPILNRLLHRTFSVAKRVRTETGIGSYAVSVSYAAVELAKKIFGSLRGKVILLVGAGEMAELAAQHLLSAGAARLLVANRTLSRAIELAERYGGEALSLAELSEGLLSADIVISSTGAPGFVITPDLVRPLLRARKHRPLFLMDIAVPRDVDPGLNELENVYVFDIDDLKQVVEENLARRKKEALRAERLIEEEVLKFERWLKELAVYPTIKALREKAEEIRRRELARTLPRLQNLSEEEREALEVMTEAIVQKLLHAPILYLKAGYHRLGREAIGTVRRVFDLDGELEEAFRREDRRLEGAPEWSPWEKERKDSERPR
- the ccsB gene encoding c-type cytochrome biogenesis protein CcsB, which encodes MEVFFFRLAFLLYLVATVGFFIYFYTLKPEALRGARGVLACGWLLHTGALLAGLKILKAPPVANFHGATSFLAWAVVGAYFLLSWRGPKVYTLGTFLSPLILLLMIAAWKAPEALWPLPPILQSFWFPVHALISLASYAFFLIAAVAAVMYLLQERELKRKHLGGLFRRLPPLESLDRLNEKCLKYGFPLLTLGIVTGALWAEKAWGRFWSWDPKETWSLILWLIYAALLHERLIVGWRGRRAAYMALLGFLVWIVSFWVINLWMPGLHSYGRWS